Proteins from one Bombus pyrosoma isolate SC7728 linkage group LG16, ASM1482585v1, whole genome shotgun sequence genomic window:
- the LOC122576732 gene encoding adenomatous polyposis coli protein-like isoform X2, whose translation MERNTGQRYEDEITEQPVDYSKKYSERKTENSSRSDRSCKKEFGERDSKVDLFGDYAETDLDQPTDYSLRYAEDDTDDDEKQSPEYFPGSVQEDTVKTYCTEGTPYETPFNFSTATSMSDLRLENAKESVDSQKKHSKKNVELSRKEDLNYEHPMTINCNEDRSLLVEKELESSKTSETCKPNCLSNEKLINYYQAGTSDGFSRANSLSSLGSAITQRNNVNGIISKEPSTDSTDKADNVSERADRTAAGTNINILRIPDETDSSTEGKNNSRVVDKEGKMVTFSRQDYYAEQTPLMFSCCSSLGSLSGFEQHSIHDDRSSIISDFSRRTSGVVSPSELPDSPTQTIPPSPRNHKNQCTDFISKIPEEAVRQPVRHLSYSKCHALRTSVFEDDIATFKEESTPIEFSTATSLSSLTIDDEMKIPNISKPQNELKEPSNELDKDIKENSLEEKVNNVEAEKDQEQVSDGDEDNEDMLAACISMGIQNNRYRQSFKTSTVQKPIQSESSNMLVRCQRTPVLNRLEPSVPVAVTSADATVTASKPSKPAIEVVAAPDTVHVYCTEDTPADISPVGSQSNLSALSMPSVQEDVERIEEAKSSGEVECHRNDLSDESSNLSGEDEKILDECIQSGISKVRQITPPPTSCIPFVQKTEVLTQRFNICGTPSSSPVESANKNTALRKSMCHTTLDHENDPFGDSPNHSDDEAILSECIRAAMPKGKHCRKPRRNRR comes from the exons ATGGAGAGGAATACGGGACAAAGATACGAGGATGAAATAACTGAGCAACCAGTAGATTATAGCAAAAAGTACAGTGAAAGGAAAACGGAGAATTCCTCTCGAAGTGATCGATCTTGTAAGAAAGAATTCGGGGAACGTGACTCCAAAGTCGATTTATTTGGAGATTATGCTGAAACCGATCTTGATCAGCCAACAGATTATAGTTTACGATACGCAGAGGATGACACTGATGACGATGAGAAACAGAGTCCTGAGTATTTTCCTGGAAGCGTTCAGGAGGATACTGTAAAGACTTATTGTACAGAAGGAACTCCGTATGAAACgcctttcaatttttcaactgCGACTTCCATGTCCGATTTACGTCTGGAGAATGCAAAGGAATCTGTTGATTCGCAGAAGAAACACAGCAAAAAGAATGTTGAACTTAGTCGCAAGGAAGATTTGAATTATGAGCATCCAATGACAATTAATTGCAATGAAGACCGTTCACTTCTTGTTGAGAAAGAATTAGAATCCTCTAAAACTTCTGAGACATGTAAACCTAACTGCCTTTCTAAtgaaaagttaattaattattatcaagcAGGAACATCTGATGGTTTTTCTCGGGCTAATTCTCTCAGCTCCCTTGGTAGTGCGATAACACAAAGAAATAATGTTAATGGAATTATTTCCAAAGAACCTTCCACAGATTCTACTGACAAAGCTGATAATGTGTCGGAGAGAGCAGACCGTACTGCAGCTGGCACTAACATCAACATATTACGTATTCCTGATGAAACTGATAGTTCTacagaaggaaaaaataattccagAGTTGTAGACAAAGAAG GCAAAATGGTTACATTCAGTAGACAAGACTACTATGCAGAACAAACTCCTTTAATGTTTTCATGTTGTAGTTCTCTAGGTTCATTGAGTGGATTTGAACAGCATTCTATACATGATGATCGTAGCTCCATCATCAGTGATTTCAG TCGCAGGACCAGTGGTGTTGTGTCTCCAAGTGAATTACCAGATTCACCAACACAAACCATCCCTCCAAGTCCTCGTAATCATAAAAATCAGTGTACAGATTTTATAAGCAAAATACCAGAAGAAGCAGTAAGACAGCCTGTTCGACATTTAT CATATTCAAAGTGTCATGCGCTGAGAACCAGTGTCTTCGAGGATGACATCGCCACATTTAAGGAGGAATCAACACCCATTGAATTTTCCACAGCTACTAGTCTCAGTTCTTTAACTATCGacgatgaaatgaaaattcccAATATATCTAAACCTCAAAATGAACTGAAAGAACCATCTAATGAGCTggataaagatattaaagaaaattctttggaagaaaaagttaataacGTAGAAGCTGAGAAGGATCAGGAACAAGTGAGTGATGGTGATGAAGATAATGAAGACATGTTGGCTGCATGTATCAGCATGggaatacaaaataatag ATATAGACAATCTTTCAAAACGTCTACTGTCCAGAAACCCATACAATCAGAGTCATCAAACATGTTGGTACGTTGCCAGAGAACACCAGTTTTAAACAGATTGGAACCTTCAGTTCCTGTTGCTGTCACTTCCGCGGATGCTACAGTGACAGCTTCGAAACCTAGCAAGCCCGCAATAGAAGTTGTTGCTGCTCCAGATACCGTACATGTGTATTGTACAGAAGACACACCTGCTGATATTTCCCCAGTGGGCTCACAATCAAATCTTTCTGCCTTGTCTATGCCGAGCGTTCAGGAAGATGTAGAAAGGATCGAAGAAGCTAAATCTTCAGGTGAAGTCGAGTGCCATAGAAACGATCTGTCGGATGAGAGTTCTAATCTCTCTGGTGAAGATGAGAAAATTCTTGATGAGTGCATTCAGTCAGGAATATCGAAA GTTAGACAAATAACTCCGCCACCAACGAGTTGCATTCCCTTTGTACAGAAAACAGAAGTGCTAACACAGAGATTCAATATATGTGGAACACCATCATCGTCCCCTGTAGAAAGTGCCAACAAGAACACTGCTCTTCGAAAATCCATGTGTCATACAACATTGGATCACGAAAATGATCCTTTTGGCGACAGCCCTAATCATTCGGACGATGAAGCCATTCTCAGTGAATGTATAAGAGCGGCCATGCCTAag GGCAAGCATTGCCGCAAACCGCGGAGAAATCGAAGGTGA
- the LOC122576732 gene encoding adenomatous polyposis coli protein-like isoform X1: protein MERNTGQRYEDEITEQPVDYSKKYSERKTENSSRSDRSCKKEFGERDSKVDLFGDYAETDLDQPTDYSLRYAEDDTDDDEKQSPEYFPGSVQEDTVKTYCTEGTPYETPFNFSTATSMSDLRLENAKESVDSQKKHSKKNVELSRKEDLNYEHPMTINCNEDRSLLVEKELESSKTSETCKPNCLSNEKLINYYQAGTSDGFSRANSLSSLGSAITQRNNVNGIISKEPSTDSTDKADNVSERADRTAAGTNINILRIPDETDSSTEGKNNSRVVDKEGKMVTFSRQDYYAEQTPLMFSCCSSLGSLSGFEQHSIHDDRSSIISDFSRRTSGVVSPSELPDSPTQTIPPSPRNHKNQCTDFISKIPEEAVRQPVRHLSYSKCHALRTSVFEDDIATFKEESTPIEFSTATSLSSLTIDDEMKIPNISKPQNELKEPSNELDKDIKENSLEEKVNNVEAEKDQEQVSDGDEDNEDMLAACISMGIQNNRYRQSFKTSTVQKPIQSESSNMLVRCQRTPVLNRLEPSVPVAVTSADATVTASKPSKPAIEVVAAPDTVHVYCTEDTPADISPVGSQSNLSALSMPSVQEDVERIEEAKSSGEVECHRNDLSDESSNLSGEDEKILDECIQSGISKVRQITPPPTSCIPFVQKTEVLTQRFNICGTPSSSPVESANKNTALRKSMCHTTLDHENDPFGDSPNHSDDEAILSECIRAAMPKVKLNISTLIGQALPQTAEKSKVTASRKPSSLSSTSYRQPGYIQDNKHQSKKSATFEDNLGLSEEEEDIMLAQCIKSGMPKALNVSSNSSLVSVKKQPEYSKTRNISSTSYYYVNKPYLFGNTVVQTQPSHKPIENDLSLHRGTSCTFHSMKVQENRRHIVKNSGINTYERTNRMALYSRKFSQSEHENNNMNENILSTSRSEIPNCRSPILNGENDDDELRRNTTKSNVVPSRHSSVSSLSEESSLGSIEEWAFLELCISSGMPRNKYRLKGMKNTDGNVNEDSCSICSYNSYVCKT from the exons ATGGAGAGGAATACGGGACAAAGATACGAGGATGAAATAACTGAGCAACCAGTAGATTATAGCAAAAAGTACAGTGAAAGGAAAACGGAGAATTCCTCTCGAAGTGATCGATCTTGTAAGAAAGAATTCGGGGAACGTGACTCCAAAGTCGATTTATTTGGAGATTATGCTGAAACCGATCTTGATCAGCCAACAGATTATAGTTTACGATACGCAGAGGATGACACTGATGACGATGAGAAACAGAGTCCTGAGTATTTTCCTGGAAGCGTTCAGGAGGATACTGTAAAGACTTATTGTACAGAAGGAACTCCGTATGAAACgcctttcaatttttcaactgCGACTTCCATGTCCGATTTACGTCTGGAGAATGCAAAGGAATCTGTTGATTCGCAGAAGAAACACAGCAAAAAGAATGTTGAACTTAGTCGCAAGGAAGATTTGAATTATGAGCATCCAATGACAATTAATTGCAATGAAGACCGTTCACTTCTTGTTGAGAAAGAATTAGAATCCTCTAAAACTTCTGAGACATGTAAACCTAACTGCCTTTCTAAtgaaaagttaattaattattatcaagcAGGAACATCTGATGGTTTTTCTCGGGCTAATTCTCTCAGCTCCCTTGGTAGTGCGATAACACAAAGAAATAATGTTAATGGAATTATTTCCAAAGAACCTTCCACAGATTCTACTGACAAAGCTGATAATGTGTCGGAGAGAGCAGACCGTACTGCAGCTGGCACTAACATCAACATATTACGTATTCCTGATGAAACTGATAGTTCTacagaaggaaaaaataattccagAGTTGTAGACAAAGAAG GCAAAATGGTTACATTCAGTAGACAAGACTACTATGCAGAACAAACTCCTTTAATGTTTTCATGTTGTAGTTCTCTAGGTTCATTGAGTGGATTTGAACAGCATTCTATACATGATGATCGTAGCTCCATCATCAGTGATTTCAG TCGCAGGACCAGTGGTGTTGTGTCTCCAAGTGAATTACCAGATTCACCAACACAAACCATCCCTCCAAGTCCTCGTAATCATAAAAATCAGTGTACAGATTTTATAAGCAAAATACCAGAAGAAGCAGTAAGACAGCCTGTTCGACATTTAT CATATTCAAAGTGTCATGCGCTGAGAACCAGTGTCTTCGAGGATGACATCGCCACATTTAAGGAGGAATCAACACCCATTGAATTTTCCACAGCTACTAGTCTCAGTTCTTTAACTATCGacgatgaaatgaaaattcccAATATATCTAAACCTCAAAATGAACTGAAAGAACCATCTAATGAGCTggataaagatattaaagaaaattctttggaagaaaaagttaataacGTAGAAGCTGAGAAGGATCAGGAACAAGTGAGTGATGGTGATGAAGATAATGAAGACATGTTGGCTGCATGTATCAGCATGggaatacaaaataatag ATATAGACAATCTTTCAAAACGTCTACTGTCCAGAAACCCATACAATCAGAGTCATCAAACATGTTGGTACGTTGCCAGAGAACACCAGTTTTAAACAGATTGGAACCTTCAGTTCCTGTTGCTGTCACTTCCGCGGATGCTACAGTGACAGCTTCGAAACCTAGCAAGCCCGCAATAGAAGTTGTTGCTGCTCCAGATACCGTACATGTGTATTGTACAGAAGACACACCTGCTGATATTTCCCCAGTGGGCTCACAATCAAATCTTTCTGCCTTGTCTATGCCGAGCGTTCAGGAAGATGTAGAAAGGATCGAAGAAGCTAAATCTTCAGGTGAAGTCGAGTGCCATAGAAACGATCTGTCGGATGAGAGTTCTAATCTCTCTGGTGAAGATGAGAAAATTCTTGATGAGTGCATTCAGTCAGGAATATCGAAA GTTAGACAAATAACTCCGCCACCAACGAGTTGCATTCCCTTTGTACAGAAAACAGAAGTGCTAACACAGAGATTCAATATATGTGGAACACCATCATCGTCCCCTGTAGAAAGTGCCAACAAGAACACTGCTCTTCGAAAATCCATGTGTCATACAACATTGGATCACGAAAATGATCCTTTTGGCGACAGCCCTAATCATTCGGACGATGAAGCCATTCTCAGTGAATGTATAAGAGCGGCCATGCCTAag gttaaattgaatatttcaacacTTATAGGGCAAGCATTGCCGCAAACCGCGGAGAAATCGAAGGTGACGGCTTCAAGAAAACCATCGTCGTTATCGTCTACGTCGTACCGTCAGCCAGGATATATTCAGGATAATAAACATCAGTCGAAGAAGTCTGCAACATTCGAGGATAATTTAGGCCTCtcagaggaagaggaagacaTCATGCTGGCGCAGTGTATTAAATCTGGTATGCCaaag GCGTTGAATGTTTCATCAAATTCGTCCTTAGTGTCCGTAAAGAAGCAACCAGAATACTCaaaaacgagaaatatttccagtacttcatattattatgTGAATAAACCCTATCTGTTTGGAAACACGGTGGTGCAGACCCAGCCATCACATAAACCCATAGAGAATGATCTTTCTCTGCACAGAGGAACTTCTTGCACCTTCCATTCTATGAAGGTTCAGGAAAATAGGAGacatattgttaaaaatagtgGAATTAATACATATGAAAGAACAAACCGTATGGCATTGTACAGCAGGAAGTTTTCTCAGTCAGAGCACGAAAATAACAACATGAACGAAAACATTCTAAGCACTTCACGTTCCGAAATCCCTAATTGTAGGTCCCCAATTTTAAATGGTGAAAATGATGACGATGAATTACGTAGGAATACAACGAAGTCGAATGTAGTACCTTCCAGGCATAGTTCTGTGAGTTCTCTTAGTGAAGAAAGTTCTCTTGGATCCATTGAGGAGTGGGCTTTCCTGGAATTGTGCATTAGTTCTGGGATGCCGAGGAACAAGTACCGTCTGAAGGGAATGAAAAACACAGACGGGAATGTCAACGAAGACAGTTGTTCGATATGTAGTTATAATTCGTACGTTTGTAAAACctaa